CAAAGTGTGGCACATCCAGCTCCTCCGGGCGTTTGCCGGGCGGCAGCGAAGCAATCATACCGTCGACATGGTCGCGCAGCGCGTCCAGCTCTTCCCGCGTGAAGAGGCGTCCCAGCTTCACGTAGCCGTGCTCCTGATAAAAACGCACCTGTTCGGGCGTCGCGCGAGAGATGACCTCCCATTCTTCAGGCACCACTGTCCCCACCTCCGTGATTATTTTGCATACCTAATCTATTTGGTCGGGAACGTGTAACTATCCTGCTCACGGCAAACGGGGGATGGGCAAATCGGCGACGGCGACTTATCCCGCAATCCCGCCTTAGTCGCCAAGCAAGTCAGTCAGCTTCAGTTCCAGTCCCTCGAAAAGACGCGGGCGGAAGACGGCATCACCTTCCACATGGCTGCGCAAGACGTAGCCTTCGGGAGTCAGCTCGTACTCGGCAATCAGCAGGGTTTCAGGATCGATGACCCAGTAAAAGCGTACACCTGCGTCCTGATAGCCCTCCAGCTTTGTGAACAGGTCGCGCAGGCGTGTAGACGGAGACAGCACTTCCACTACCAAATCGGGCGCCCCACGCACTTTCCCGTCCGGCGTCAACAGCATCGATCCACGCTCCCGCGCCACGAAAGCGATGTCAGGGATGTATCCCCGCCCGTTGGGCAAAGCAACGTCTACCTCCATCACCACCGTGCCCGATCCGTGCTGACGGCAATATTCATACAGGCGAGCAAAGAGGAGACCAGTCACCTGCTGGTGCCTGCGGTGTGGTGAAGGCATGAGGACTAACCTGCCTCCTTCTAACTCGTAATACGGGGGGCCTTCAGGAAGAGAAAGCCACTCGTCCTGAGTCCAATCCTTTTGTAATGGCGGCGCGTGCTGGCTCATCGGACCTCACCGGAACCCATTGTAGCACACGGCACTTTTGCGGAGCAAGGTTCAGTGTCTCAGGCACCACCCGGCGATCATCCGCACGCGCTCCATCGGTTCTTCTCCACCTCCTTCGGGTAGCTCATCGGAGATGCCCAGTACCAGACGTGGGTGGAAGAGCTTCACCAGCCTCTCCACCATCTCCATCAACTGCTCGCGCGTGAACGGTGGCAGGAAAAGAATCGCCGGGATGCCATCCAGCAAGACCTTATCGCCGATATGCTCTTTGATTTCCTCCGGCGTCACATCGCCCTGCGGCAGGGGTGTTAACGCCTCCAGACCGTCGAAAGGCAGGTCCTTCAGATACGGCAGCAACGAGCGGAAGTAGCCGTCGATATGCACGTGCGTAAAGATGCCTGCCTTGCGCAGCTGCCCCGACCGCTTCTCCCAGAACGGAACGAGGTAGCACTCGAAGTAGCGCGGGGAGAGCAGACTGTCGTGGATGTTTTCTCCGAAGTTCACGATGTGCACCATGCCGCTGGCGATAATCTGTTCGTAGAGCACGTCGTACGAGTCTTCAATCGCGCGCATGGTCTCCTCCACCTCGCGCGGGCAGTCTGTCAGCGCGTAGATAAGATCCTCCAGTCGCATCCATATCTGCGCCAGAGCCTGATAGGGGCTTTTGGGTACCCAGAACTGCGGTTCCCCGCGCTCGCCCACGAACTCGCTTCCCTGCTGGAAGTTCTCGCGCGAGAAGGTGTAGGTGCTGTGCTGATAAAGCCAGCGCAGGGCGCGCAGGTCGTCTACGGTTCGCACGGCGAACTGCACGGTGCGCCAGGTATCGTCTAAGGTGCGGGCGTATCGCTCCACCAGGTCACCATAAGGCGTCTCGTAAGCCACATAAGCCTCTTGCTCCCCCCAGTGATGACGCACTTTTACCTCCGGAGAGAACTGCCGCACCACCGGGTCCGGCATTCCCGTGTAGTAATGGACGTAACGCATGGAGACTTTCAGGTCGTCGAACAGCTCCAGCAGGCTCATCTCGCGATAGCGGGCGGGGAGCTTTCCAAACTGTTTGTGCCAGGCGTACCAGGGCTCGATGCGCGGCTGGAAGAACACATGCGGCAGCGGCTCACCCCGAAACACCCGCAAATTCATCTCACGGAAGGTCATATCAGCGTCCTCCAAATTGTCTCAAGCCCCATGAAACGTCGTTATTCTTATACTGTGTAACACTCCTTTACGTGCTGTC
The Bacillota bacterium genome window above contains:
- a CDS encoding Uma2 family endonuclease — its product is MSQHAPPLQKDWTQDEWLSLPEGPPYYELEGGRLVLMPSPHRRHQQVTGLLFARLYEYCRQHGSGTVVMEVDVALPNGRGYIPDIAFVARERGSMLLTPDGKVRGAPDLVVEVLSPSTRLRDLFTKLEGYQDAGVRFYWVIDPETLLIAEYELTPEGYVLRSHVEGDAVFRPRLFEGLELKLTDLLGD